One genomic region from Jilunia laotingensis encodes:
- a CDS encoding sensor protein KdpD, with amino-acid sequence MNREESVQHFLDLIKKSRRGKFKVYIGMIAGVGKTYRMLQEAHDLLDNGVGVQIGYVETHGRAGTEALLDGLPVIPRCKVFYKGKELEEMDLEAIIRIRPEIVIVDELAHTNVEGSLNEKRWQDVMTLLEEGINVISAINIQHIESVNEEVQDICGIEVKERVPDSVLQEADEVVNIDLTAEELITRLKAGKIYRQEKIAVALNNFFKTENILQLRELALKEVALRVEKKVENEVVTGVGIRHEKFMACISSHEKTPRRIIRKAARLATRYNTTFIALYVQTPRESMDRIDLASQRHLLNHFKLVAELGGEVLQIQSRDVFGSIVCACRERQITTVCMGSPCLRLPQALFTVMHYKKFLENLAQANVDLIILA; translated from the coding sequence ATGAACAGAGAGGAGAGCGTGCAGCATTTTCTGGATTTGATTAAGAAGTCGCGTCGGGGAAAGTTTAAGGTCTACATCGGTATGATTGCCGGTGTCGGAAAGACCTATCGTATGCTTCAGGAGGCACACGACCTGCTTGATAATGGAGTAGGGGTGCAAATCGGCTATGTGGAGACACATGGCCGTGCCGGTACGGAAGCATTGTTGGACGGGCTGCCTGTGATTCCCCGGTGCAAGGTTTTCTATAAAGGAAAGGAACTGGAAGAGATGGATCTCGAGGCAATTATCCGCATTCGTCCTGAAATAGTGATTGTGGATGAACTGGCACACACCAATGTGGAGGGGAGTTTGAACGAGAAGCGTTGGCAGGATGTGATGACTCTGCTTGAGGAGGGAATTAATGTAATCTCAGCCATCAATATACAGCATATCGAAAGTGTGAATGAGGAAGTGCAGGACATATGCGGCATCGAAGTGAAGGAACGGGTTCCCGACAGTGTACTTCAGGAGGCTGACGAAGTGGTGAATATCGATTTGACTGCCGAAGAACTGATTACTCGGTTGAAAGCAGGGAAGATTTATCGTCAGGAAAAGATAGCGGTGGCACTCAATAATTTCTTTAAGACCGAGAATATTCTCCAGTTGCGTGAACTGGCTCTGAAAGAAGTGGCTTTGCGTGTCGAGAAAAAGGTGGAAAATGAGGTGGTGACAGGTGTAGGCATCCGTCATGAGAAGTTCATGGCTTGCATTAGCAGTCATGAAAAGACACCTCGGCGCATTATTCGGAAAGCTGCCCGTCTTGCCACACGATACAACACGACCTTTATCGCCCTGTATGTGCAGACTCCCCGGGAAAGTATGGATCGCATTGACCTTGCCAGCCAACGGCATCTGCTGAATCATTTCAAGCTTGTGGCCGAACTGGGAGGCGAGGTATTACAAATACAATCCCGGGATGTCTTTGGCAGCATTGTGTGTGCTTGCCGGGAAAGGCAGATTACTACCGTTTGTATGGGGAGCCCGTGCTTACGTTTGCCACAGGCTCTTTTTACCGTCATGCATTATAAAAAGTTTTTAGAGAATCTGGCACAAGCGAACGTAGATTTGATTATACTTGCATAA
- a CDS encoding START-like domain-containing protein: MKREKIRLEYLLNATSKNILWSAISTPTGLEDWFADRVVSNDKIVEFHWGKTERRDAEIIAIRAYSFIRFRWLDDENERDYFEIKMNFNELTNVFVLEITDFAEPDEVEDMKELWESQVVKLRRTCGF; the protein is encoded by the coding sequence ATGAAAAGAGAGAAAATTCGTTTAGAATATCTATTGAATGCGACCTCAAAAAATATACTTTGGTCCGCTATAAGCACCCCGACCGGTCTGGAGGACTGGTTCGCTGATAGAGTGGTGTCGAATGATAAGATCGTTGAATTCCATTGGGGAAAAACAGAACGCAGGGATGCCGAGATAATAGCCATTCGTGCTTATTCTTTTATCCGGTTCCGTTGGTTGGACGATGAAAACGAACGGGATTATTTTGAAATTAAAATGAATTTCAATGAACTGACAAATGTCTTTGTATTGGAAATAACGGATTTTGCCGAACCGGACGAGGTGGAGGATATGAAGGAATTATGGGAATCTCAAGTTGTTAAGTTAAGAAGAACTTGTGGTTTTTAG
- a CDS encoding K(+)-transporting ATPase subunit C: MKTLLKSIKITLVFCVFFSLFYVLVLWLFAQVAGPNRGNAEVVLLDGQVVGAANVGQRFTKDIYFWGRPSCAGDGYDATGSSGSNKGVTNPEYLAEVEARIDTFLVHHPYLNRKDVPAEMVTASASGLDPDITPASAYVQVKRVAQARGMREEVVKEIVDKSVEKPLLGLFGTEKVNVLELNIALEEAGKYNK; the protein is encoded by the coding sequence ATGAAGACTTTATTGAAATCGATTAAAATAACGCTTGTTTTTTGCGTATTCTTTTCACTGTTTTATGTCCTTGTCCTTTGGCTGTTTGCGCAGGTAGCCGGACCTAACAGGGGCAATGCCGAAGTGGTTCTGTTGGATGGGCAAGTGGTAGGAGCCGCCAATGTAGGGCAAAGATTTACGAAAGATATTTATTTCTGGGGACGACCTTCCTGTGCCGGTGACGGTTACGATGCTACCGGCTCTTCCGGAAGTAATAAAGGAGTTACAAATCCTGAGTATCTGGCCGAAGTAGAAGCACGTATCGACACTTTCCTAGTGCATCATCCCTACCTGAACCGTAAAGATGTGCCCGCAGAAATGGTGACTGCCAGTGCTTCGGGCTTAGACCCGGATATCACACCTGCCTCTGCCTATGTACAGGTGAAACGGGTGGCACAAGCGCGCGGTATGCGGGAGGAAGTGGTGAAAGAGATTGTTGATAAATCCGTAGAGAAACCCTTGTTGGGACTGTTTGGAACTGAGAAGGTGAATGTATTGGAGTTGAATATCGCTTTGGAAGAAGCAGGGAAATACAATAAATGA
- a CDS encoding LptF/LptG family permease, translating to MLRIKRLDIFIVKSFLLLFIGTFFICLFIFMMQFLWRYVDELVGKGLEMSVMAQFFFYSALTLVPVSLPLAVLLASLITFGNFGERYELLAMKAAGISLLKIMRPLIILVCFICVVSFYFQNVIGPIAQGKLGTLLISMKQKSPELDIPEGVFYSEIPDYNLKVGKKDRKTGMLYDVLIYNFKDGAENAHIIYADSGKMEMTADKQHLYLHLYSGELFENLKSQNVKSQNVPYRRESFREKHTIIEFDSDFNMADASIMSNQATTKSMGTLKASIDSMTHYGDSIGRQYFKEAMGGAYSQPSGLSKNDTLRIAEANIASYNVDSLFEAATLMQKQKIISSAVSRTGSLQGDYSFKTYTLETNDYQIRRHRIEWHKKITISLSCLLFFFIGAPLGGIIRKGGLGMPVIVSVLVFIIYYVIDNSGYKMARDGKWIIWMGVWLSSSILAPLGFFLTYKSNNDSVVLNADAYISWFKRIVGIRSVRHLARKEVIIHDPDYSRISDELNALTARCRAYVNTHPLRKIPNYFKLWMSVGEDNEMKAINEQLESLVEEMSNSKSVTMLTALNNYPIIAVTAHVRPFHIYWLNLLAGVIVPVGLFFYFRIWAFRIRLSKDMERIIKNNAEIQDIIKTNNNL from the coding sequence ATGCTTCGCATAAAAAGATTAGATATATTTATAGTAAAGAGTTTTTTGTTGCTCTTTATTGGAACATTCTTCATTTGTCTCTTCATCTTTATGATGCAGTTTCTGTGGAGATATGTGGACGAATTGGTAGGAAAGGGGTTGGAAATGAGTGTGATGGCTCAGTTCTTCTTTTATTCCGCTTTGACTTTGGTACCGGTCTCTTTGCCGTTGGCTGTATTACTGGCATCATTAATTACTTTTGGTAATTTCGGAGAACGATATGAATTGCTCGCCATGAAAGCGGCGGGCATTTCTTTATTAAAGATCATGCGTCCTCTCATTATACTCGTCTGTTTCATTTGTGTTGTTTCGTTTTATTTTCAGAATGTAATCGGTCCGATTGCTCAAGGTAAGTTGGGTACTCTGCTAATCTCCATGAAACAGAAATCACCAGAACTCGATATTCCGGAGGGAGTTTTTTATTCTGAAATCCCCGACTATAATCTTAAAGTAGGAAAGAAAGACCGTAAGACCGGCATGTTATATGATGTGCTGATTTATAATTTCAAGGATGGGGCGGAAAATGCACACATTATTTATGCCGATTCCGGTAAAATGGAAATGACCGCCGACAAGCAGCATTTGTACCTTCATTTATATAGTGGGGAGTTGTTTGAGAATTTGAAAAGTCAGAATGTAAAATCCCAAAACGTACCCTACCGGCGAGAATCTTTTCGTGAGAAACATACCATTATAGAGTTTGACTCTGATTTTAATATGGCGGATGCGAGTATCATGAGCAATCAGGCAACGACCAAAAGTATGGGAACTCTTAAAGCATCGATCGATTCCATGACACATTATGGTGACAGTATCGGCAGGCAATATTTTAAAGAGGCCATGGGGGGGGCTTACAGCCAACCTTCAGGTCTGTCGAAGAATGATACCCTTCGGATTGCGGAGGCAAATATAGCATCTTATAATGTAGACAGTCTTTTTGAAGCGGCTACTTTGATGCAAAAACAGAAAATAATATCTTCAGCCGTAAGTCGTACGGGGAGTTTGCAAGGTGATTATAGTTTCAAAACTTATACGCTTGAAACCAACGATTATCAGATACGCAGACATCGTATCGAATGGCATAAGAAGATTACGATATCACTTTCATGTTTGCTTTTCTTCTTTATTGGTGCGCCTTTAGGGGGGATTATCCGTAAAGGAGGTCTGGGAATGCCGGTAATCGTGTCCGTACTGGTGTTTATCATTTATTACGTCATTGACAATAGTGGTTACAAGATGGCTCGCGATGGGAAGTGGATTATTTGGATGGGGGTATGGTTAAGTTCGTCCATTTTGGCTCCTTTAGGCTTTTTTCTGACGTATAAGTCCAATAATGATTCTGTCGTACTGAATGCCGATGCATATATTTCATGGTTTAAACGGATTGTCGGAATCCGCAGTGTACGCCATTTGGCGAGAAAAGAGGTTATTATTCATGATCCCGATTACTCACGGATCTCGGATGAACTGAATGCATTGACCGCACGGTGCCGGGCCTATGTGAATACCCACCCGTTACGAAAGATCCCCAATTATTTTAAACTCTGGATGAGTGTTGGCGAGGACAATGAGATGAAAGCTATTAATGAACAACTTGAAAGCTTGGTAGAAGAAATGTCTAATTCTAAATCAGTCACCATGCTGACTGCTTTAAATAATTATCCCATCATAGCAGTAACGGCTCATGTACGACCGTTCCATATATATTGGCTCAATTTGTTGGCGGGAGTGATTGTTCCAGTGGGATTGTTCTTTTATTTTCGTATTTGGGCTTTCCGGATTCGACTGAGCAAAGACATGGAACGGATCATTAAGAACAACGCGGAAATACAGGACATTATTAAAACAAATAATAATTTATAA
- a CDS encoding sensor histidine kinase: MNIKTKLLLGIGMLAGMIILLVTLSVVNLQILTATEPDSPAAMPGLERALLWISITGGICVLTGLVLLFWLPRSISRPIKELKEGILEIAGHNYEKRLDMKNSQEFREVADSFNRMAERLTEYRASTLADILAAKKFLEAIVNSINEPIIGLNMEREILFINKEALNVLNLKRENVIRKSAEELSLKNDLLRRLIRELVTPGDKKEPLKIYADNKESYFKASYIPITNAEATGDEPRKLGDVILLKNITEFKELDSAKTTFISTISHELKTPISAIMMSLQLLEDKRVGDLNEEQEQLSKSIRESSQRLLEITGELLDMTQVEAGKLQMIPKITKPVELIEYAIKANQVQADKFNIQIEVEYPEEKVSKLFVDSEKIAWVLTNLLSNAIRYSKENGRVIIGASQEGEYIELYVQDFGKGIDPRYHQSIFDRYFRVPGTKVQGSGLGLSISKDFVEAHGGTLTVQSELGKGSRFIIKLKA, from the coding sequence ATGAATATAAAAACTAAATTGCTTCTTGGCATCGGGATGTTAGCCGGAATGATTATTCTATTGGTTACACTTTCGGTCGTTAATCTCCAGATTCTTACAGCTACCGAACCGGATAGTCCGGCTGCTATGCCCGGCTTGGAACGCGCACTTTTATGGATTTCCATTACGGGTGGGATTTGTGTCCTTACGGGTCTGGTATTACTTTTCTGGTTGCCCCGCTCCATCAGTCGCCCCATTAAGGAATTGAAAGAAGGTATCCTCGAGATAGCTGGTCATAATTATGAGAAGCGGCTGGATATGAAGAACAGTCAGGAGTTCCGTGAGGTGGCAGATAGTTTCAACCGCATGGCGGAACGCCTGACGGAATATCGTGCCAGCACGTTGGCGGATATCCTGGCGGCAAAGAAATTTCTTGAAGCGATCGTCAACAGCATCAATGAGCCGATCATCGGACTTAATATGGAACGAGAGATACTTTTTATCAATAAAGAAGCACTCAATGTCCTTAATTTGAAACGGGAAAACGTCATTCGGAAATCCGCTGAAGAGCTTTCGTTGAAGAATGATTTATTGCGACGTCTGATCCGTGAATTGGTCACTCCCGGAGATAAAAAAGAACCCTTGAAGATATACGCTGATAATAAAGAGAGTTATTTTAAAGCATCGTACATTCCTATTACGAATGCAGAGGCAACCGGAGATGAACCACGGAAACTGGGAGACGTAATCTTGTTGAAAAATATAACAGAATTCAAAGAACTCGATTCGGCCAAGACGACCTTTATATCCACGATCTCCCACGAACTGAAAACCCCTATTTCGGCAATAATGATGAGTCTTCAGCTTCTTGAAGACAAACGGGTAGGCGATTTGAATGAAGAGCAGGAACAGCTCTCCAAAAGTATTCGGGAGAGTAGTCAGCGATTGTTGGAGATTACTGGCGAGTTGTTGGATATGACTCAGGTAGAAGCAGGCAAATTGCAGATGATCCCGAAGATAACGAAACCAGTCGAATTGATTGAATATGCCATTAAAGCTAATCAGGTGCAAGCTGATAAATTTAATATTCAGATTGAAGTGGAATATCCGGAAGAAAAAGTGAGTAAACTATTCGTTGACAGTGAGAAAATAGCTTGGGTATTGACCAATCTTTTGAGCAATGCCATACGTTATTCCAAAGAAAATGGTCGTGTTATCATTGGTGCTTCCCAGGAAGGTGAATATATTGAACTTTATGTACAGGATTTCGGTAAAGGAATAGATCCTCGGTATCATCAAAGTATCTTTGACCGCTATTTCCGTGTGCCGGGAACCAAGGTTCAGGGTAGTGGTTTGGGACTTTCCATTTCGAAGGATTTTGTTGAGGCACATGGCGGCACTCTGACTGTGCAGAGTGAATTGGGCAAAGGAAGTCGGTTCATTATAAAATTGAAAGCATAG
- the kdpA gene encoding potassium-transporting ATPase subunit KdpA, protein MNTEILGVVLQILLMVVLAFPLGKYIAKVYKGEKTWSDFMAPVERVIFKVSGIRPKEEMNWKQFLKALLILNAFWFFWGMVLLVSQGWLPLNPDGNGAQTPDQAFNTCISFMVNCNLQHYSGESGLTYFTQLFVIMLFQFITAATGMAAMAGMMKAMAAKTTRTIGNFWNFLVLSCTRILLPLSLIVGFILILQGTPMGFDGKMKLTTLEGQEQLVSQGPTAAIVPIKQLGTNGGGYFGVNSAHPLENPTFLTNMVECWSILIIPMAMVLAFGFYIKRKKLAYSIFGVMLAAYLVGVVINVSQEMGGNPRIDEMGINQSGGAMEGKEVRIGAGSSALWSITTTVTSNGSVNSMHDSTMPLSGMMEMLNMQINTWFGGVGVGWMNYYTFIIIAVFISGLMVGRTPEFLGKKVEAREMKIATIVALLHPFVILVGTALSSYLYAHHPEFVASEGGWLNNPGFHGLSEQLYEFTSSAANNGSGFEGLGDNTYFWNYSCGIVLILSRFIPIIGQVAIAGLLAQKKYVPESAGTLKTDTATFGAMTFAVIFIVAALSFFPVHALSTIAEHFSL, encoded by the coding sequence ATGAATACGGAAATTTTAGGTGTGGTTTTGCAGATTCTCCTGATGGTGGTGCTTGCCTTTCCATTGGGAAAATACATAGCCAAAGTTTATAAAGGAGAGAAGACGTGGTCGGACTTCATGGCCCCCGTAGAGAGAGTGATTTTTAAAGTGAGCGGTATCCGGCCGAAGGAAGAGATGAACTGGAAACAGTTCTTGAAAGCATTGCTGATTTTAAATGCTTTCTGGTTTTTCTGGGGAATGGTATTATTGGTCAGTCAGGGGTGGTTGCCGTTGAATCCGGATGGGAATGGAGCGCAGACACCCGATCAGGCTTTTAATACCTGTATTAGTTTCATGGTAAACTGTAACTTGCAGCATTACAGCGGGGAAAGCGGGTTGACTTATTTCACCCAGTTATTTGTCATCATGCTTTTCCAGTTTATTACCGCTGCCACGGGAATGGCTGCAATGGCAGGTATGATGAAGGCAATGGCAGCCAAGACGACAAGGACGATTGGTAACTTCTGGAACTTCCTGGTACTGAGTTGTACTCGTATCCTGTTGCCTCTCTCTCTGATTGTCGGTTTTATTCTTATTTTGCAGGGCACTCCGATGGGATTTGATGGTAAAATGAAACTGACCACTCTTGAAGGTCAGGAACAGTTGGTATCGCAAGGTCCTACGGCAGCCATCGTACCTATCAAGCAGTTGGGTACGAATGGTGGCGGTTACTTTGGTGTCAACTCCGCGCATCCCTTGGAAAACCCGACCTTTCTGACAAATATGGTGGAATGTTGGTCTATCCTGATCATTCCGATGGCAATGGTACTGGCATTCGGTTTTTATATCAAGCGGAAAAAGCTGGCTTATAGTATTTTCGGAGTCATGCTGGCTGCCTATTTGGTTGGGGTAGTAATCAATGTCAGTCAGGAAATGGGAGGTAATCCCCGCATTGACGAAATGGGAATAAACCAAAGCGGTGGAGCGATGGAGGGTAAGGAGGTACGTATCGGTGCAGGCTCATCAGCACTCTGGAGCATTACGACCACGGTTACATCCAACGGGTCGGTAAATAGTATGCACGATTCTACCATGCCGCTTAGTGGTATGATGGAGATGCTGAACATGCAGATCAATACCTGGTTCGGTGGTGTCGGTGTGGGATGGATGAACTACTATACATTTATTATTATAGCCGTGTTCATCAGCGGGCTGATGGTAGGACGTACACCTGAGTTCCTGGGTAAAAAAGTGGAAGCCCGGGAAATGAAGATCGCCACGATTGTGGCACTGCTCCATCCTTTTGTCATTCTGGTCGGTACGGCACTCTCGAGTTATCTGTATGCCCATCATCCGGAATTCGTTGCAAGTGAAGGTGGGTGGTTGAACAACCCCGGTTTCCATGGATTGAGCGAACAGCTTTATGAATTCACTTCTTCGGCGGCCAACAACGGTTCCGGTTTTGAAGGGCTGGGCGATAATACGTATTTCTGGAATTACTCCTGCGGCATTGTCTTGATCCTGAGCCGCTTCATCCCGATTATCGGTCAGGTGGCGATAGCTGGGTTGTTGGCTCAGAAGAAATATGTCCCCGAAAGTGCCGGGACGTTGAAAACCGATACAGCTACATTCGGAGCTATGACATTTGCGGTGATCTTTATCGTAGCTGCCTTGTCATTTTTCCCCGTACATGCATTGAGTACGATTGCTGAACATTTTAGTCTATAA
- a CDS encoding potassium-transporting ATPase subunit F, translated as MYTVLFTTGIVIFGYLMYVLVKPEKF; from the coding sequence ATGTACACTGTACTATTTACAACAGGGATTGTGATCTTCGGCTATTTGATGTATGTACTCGTCAAACCCGAAAAGTTTTAA
- a CDS encoding TorF family putative porin yields the protein MTDRKTILRSLAAAALCFIGVAGTNAQEFAIQGDIVSSYIWRGMYQTGVSIQPTLGFSIKGFSLTAWGSTDFDGCRSSEGMASKEIDLTAAYTFGDSGLTLSVADLWWAGQGAGKYFNFKSHATAHHFEAGLAYTLPVEKFPLSVAWYTMFAGQDKTVNDRGEEKQNYSSYVEFNYPFNVRSVALNLTCGVVPYKAPQYYCKGFAVTNVALKGTAELRLSDRFALPVFAQAVWNPRLEDAHLVFGITLKPSFIFD from the coding sequence ATGACTGATAGAAAAACGATTTTACGTTCTTTGGCTGCCGCTGCTTTATGTTTTATAGGGGTAGCCGGCACAAATGCACAGGAATTTGCGATACAGGGAGATATAGTCAGTTCTTATATCTGGCGGGGGATGTATCAGACCGGGGTGAGTATTCAGCCGACATTAGGTTTCAGCATCAAAGGTTTTTCGCTTACGGCTTGGGGATCGACCGACTTTGACGGTTGCCGGTCATCCGAAGGAATGGCAAGCAAAGAGATCGACTTGACTGCGGCATATACATTCGGTGACTCCGGACTTACTCTTTCCGTTGCCGATCTTTGGTGGGCGGGACAAGGAGCAGGTAAGTATTTCAACTTCAAGAGTCATGCGACTGCCCATCATTTTGAAGCCGGGCTGGCATATACGTTACCTGTTGAAAAGTTTCCACTTTCGGTTGCCTGGTACACGATGTTTGCCGGTCAGGACAAGACAGTCAATGATCGGGGAGAAGAAAAACAGAACTACTCCTCTTATGTGGAATTTAATTATCCGTTCAATGTAAGATCGGTGGCTTTGAATCTTACCTGTGGCGTGGTTCCCTATAAAGCTCCTCAATATTATTGCAAGGGTTTCGCTGTCACCAATGTTGCCTTAAAGGGAACAGCGGAGTTACGATTAAGCGACAGGTTTGCCCTCCCTGTTTTTGCACAGGCCGTCTGGAATCCGCGTCTGGAAGATGCGCATTTAGTATTTGGAATTACTTTGAAACCATCATTTATATTCGACTGA
- the kdpB gene encoding potassium-transporting ATPase subunit KdpB — MKNNKSASLFQKEQIMESMKQSFVKLNPRTMVMNPIMFTVEIVTLIMLVVTLLSIGTEQYGSFGYNLLVFVILFLTLLFANFAEAIAEARGKAQADSLRRTREETPAKLVAGAELQTVSSSKLKKGDVFVCEAGDTIPADGEIIEGLASIDESAITGESAPVIREAGGDKSSVTGGTKVLSDTIKVLVTQQPGESFLDKMIALVEGASRKKTPNEIALTILLAGFTLVFVIVCITLIPFADYTNIDHPGTAIPIAAIISLFVCLIPTTIGGLLSAIGIAGMDRALRANVITKSGKAVETAGDIDTLLLDKTGTITIGNRKATKFHVAPGMDERKFVETCLMASLSDETPEGKSIVELGRDSGFRMRNLNTTGAKMIKFTAETKCSGVDLADGTQIRKGAFDAIRQMTEKAGNVFPREVEQVIEAISGNGGTPLVVCVDRKVMGVIELQDIIKPGIQERFERLRKMGVKTVMVTGDNPLTARYIAGKAGVDDYIAEAKPEDKMEYIKKEQEAGKLVAMMGDGTNDAPALAQANVGVAMNSGTQAAKEAGNMVDLDNDPTKLIEIVEIGKQLLMTRGTLTTFSIANDVAKYFAIVPALFMVAIPELAALNIMKLHSPESAILSAIIFNAVIIPVLIPLALRGVQYKPIGASALLRRNLLIYGLGGVIVPFVGIKLIDMIVSLFF, encoded by the coding sequence ATGAAAAATAATAAATCAGCTTCTTTGTTTCAAAAGGAGCAAATAATGGAAAGCATGAAACAGTCGTTCGTAAAGTTAAATCCGCGGACGATGGTGATGAATCCGATTATGTTTACCGTAGAGATCGTAACCCTCATTATGCTGGTGGTCACCCTCCTTTCAATAGGGACGGAGCAATACGGTTCGTTTGGGTATAACCTGTTGGTGTTTGTGATTTTATTCCTCACGTTGCTTTTTGCCAATTTTGCAGAAGCGATAGCCGAGGCACGGGGGAAAGCACAGGCGGACAGTCTGCGTAGGACACGTGAAGAGACTCCTGCGAAGTTGGTGGCAGGTGCAGAACTCCAAACGGTAAGCAGTTCAAAGCTGAAAAAAGGAGATGTCTTTGTTTGTGAGGCTGGCGATACGATCCCGGCAGATGGAGAAATAATAGAGGGACTGGCTTCTATTGATGAAAGTGCCATCACGGGGGAGTCCGCACCCGTCATTCGTGAAGCAGGAGGTGACAAAAGCTCTGTGACGGGCGGTACGAAAGTGCTTTCGGACACTATCAAGGTATTGGTCACCCAACAGCCGGGAGAGAGTTTTCTGGATAAGATGATCGCCCTTGTGGAAGGGGCGAGCCGCAAGAAAACCCCGAATGAGATTGCATTGACCATTTTGCTGGCAGGATTTACTTTGGTGTTTGTCATTGTTTGTATCACGTTGATTCCGTTTGCCGACTATACGAACATCGATCATCCGGGAACTGCAATTCCGATTGCAGCTATCATTTCACTTTTCGTCTGTCTCATTCCGACAACGATAGGTGGTTTGCTCTCCGCCATCGGTATAGCCGGTATGGATCGTGCCTTGCGGGCTAATGTGATTACCAAATCAGGGAAAGCTGTCGAGACGGCCGGGGATATCGACACGCTGTTGTTGGATAAAACCGGCACCATTACGATAGGCAATCGTAAAGCTACCAAGTTTCATGTAGCTCCGGGGATGGACGAGCGCAAGTTTGTGGAAACTTGTCTGATGGCATCTTTATCGGATGAAACACCGGAAGGCAAATCGATAGTCGAACTGGGGCGTGACTCCGGATTTCGTATGAGAAACCTCAATACCACCGGGGCAAAGATGATTAAGTTTACCGCTGAAACGAAGTGTTCCGGTGTCGATCTTGCCGATGGCACACAAATCCGCAAAGGTGCTTTTGATGCCATTCGACAGATGACAGAAAAGGCTGGAAATGTATTTCCCCGTGAAGTGGAACAGGTGATTGAAGCGATTTCGGGCAACGGTGGTACACCGTTGGTAGTCTGTGTAGACCGGAAGGTGATGGGGGTTATCGAATTGCAGGATATCATCAAACCGGGTATTCAGGAACGTTTTGAACGACTTCGTAAGATGGGGGTAAAGACAGTAATGGTGACTGGTGACAATCCTTTGACTGCAAGATACATTGCCGGGAAAGCCGGAGTGGATGATTATATCGCTGAGGCAAAGCCCGAAGATAAGATGGAATACATAAAAAAGGAACAGGAAGCCGGGAAGTTAGTAGCCATGATGGGTGATGGCACGAATGACGCTCCTGCTCTGGCTCAGGCCAATGTAGGTGTGGCAATGAATAGCGGTACACAAGCTGCCAAGGAAGCCGGCAATATGGTAGACCTTGACAATGACCCGACAAAACTGATCGAGATCGTGGAGATCGGCAAGCAGTTGCTTATGACACGCGGCACGTTGACTACCTTTTCTATTGCCAATGACGTAGCCAAGTATTTTGCCATCGTGCCGGCACTTTTCATGGTAGCTATTCCCGAGTTGGCAGCCCTGAACATCATGAAGCTGCATAGTCCGGAAAGTGCTATCCTCTCAGCGATCATTTTCAATGCTGTCATTATCCCTGTTCTGATCCCGTTGGCATTGCGGGGGGTACAATATAAACCCATAGGTGCCAGTGCTTTGTTACGCCGCAATCTGCTGATATACGGCTTGGGTGGCGTGATCGTTCCTTTTGTAGGAATTAAGTTGATAGATATGATAGTAAGTTTATTCTTTTAA